In a genomic window of Hyalangium gracile:
- a CDS encoding YebC/PmpR family DNA-binding transcriptional regulator, with translation MGRIFETRKATMFARWNKMAKVFTRISKDIAIAVKASGPNPDTNSALRRAIQNARAANMPKDKVESAIKRASGHEAENYDVVLYEGYGPHGIAVLVETATNNVVRTVANVRMHFNKYGGSLGTTGSVAFQFKRMGVFRLNPEGVDAEALELDLIDHGLEEMGESTGEKGEKQLVIRCAFNDFGQLQSAIEARGLTVLSADSEYVAQNLIELPEEQANEVLKLVDSLEQDEDVQRVFYNLG, from the coding sequence ATGGGACGCATCTTCGAGACACGCAAGGCGACGATGTTCGCCCGCTGGAACAAGATGGCCAAGGTGTTCACGCGCATCAGCAAGGACATTGCGATCGCGGTGAAGGCATCCGGGCCCAACCCCGACACGAACTCGGCGCTGCGCCGCGCCATCCAGAACGCGCGCGCGGCCAACATGCCGAAGGACAAGGTCGAGAGCGCCATCAAGCGCGCCAGCGGCCACGAGGCCGAGAACTACGACGTCGTCCTCTACGAGGGCTACGGGCCGCACGGCATCGCCGTGCTGGTGGAGACCGCCACCAACAACGTGGTGCGCACCGTGGCCAACGTGCGCATGCACTTCAACAAGTATGGCGGCAGCCTGGGCACCACGGGCAGCGTGGCCTTCCAGTTCAAGCGCATGGGCGTCTTCCGCTTGAACCCCGAGGGTGTGGACGCGGAGGCGCTGGAGCTGGACCTCATCGACCACGGGCTCGAGGAGATGGGCGAGAGCACCGGCGAGAAGGGCGAGAAGCAGCTCGTCATCCGCTGCGCCTTCAACGACTTCGGGCAGCTGCAGTCGGCCATCGAGGCCCGCGGCCTCACGGTCCTGTCCGCGGACTCGGAGTACGTGGCGCAGAACCTCATCGAGCTGCCAGAGGAGCAGGCCAACGAGGTGCTCAAGCTGGTCGACTCGCTCGAGCAGGACGAAGACGTGCAGCGTGTCTTCTACAACCTGGGCTGA
- a CDS encoding serine/threonine-protein kinase, with the protein MSVSVPKAMNHSMRGLMKCSQCGAMLPPGTAVCPRDGARGVAENPFGEEATVRRESMAPRANAKAAAPRPQLTPAPVEEMESVDEGSWEATVSRDVLVGKTLGDFVVKRRIGAGGMGIVYEGEHPIIGRKVAIKILRPEFSEGGGARDLIAEARAASAIRHRGIIDVFGFGTIPHVGQYLVMEYLEGSPLDEIIAQRAPMLELEVIALMDELLGALAAAHATGVIHRDLKPGNIFVVRDSSGAECVKVLDFGLAKRSEVPHGTTPQTRASMIVGTPEYMAPEQATGQAVGPHTDLYAVGVIAFEMLTRRLPFEGPSGMAIAIQHVQSRPPAPSTYVDLHPALDKLVLRLLAKTPSERPASADAVRRELKAISKQLAEGATRLEPAPKGEKPTDEMPSLSTSERLALSQGAPAPRSSRASPETLTAPAAPPRSDTVLSLEADEELSVRPTRQSPASTERVPTIRANRLPRLAVGAVVLLALAGLGLWSMGREETPVPVPVTELTPDPSRPEPIKPPPAAEEVKPPPSLAVVPPTSEPPAQPPEDAGTLRIAQPTEPVVEPPQKKTPDRLGMSQTGRNSNSRPTSGKATESGKPGILHINIRGWAMIYVDGKERGRVPPTNDLELPPGRHTLLLVSNPSLQPYQATIDIKSGATLEHNVKFQPVTGP; encoded by the coding sequence ATGTCCGTCTCGGTGCCGAAAGCGATGAATCACTCGATGCGCGGCCTGATGAAGTGCTCTCAGTGCGGAGCCATGCTGCCCCCCGGGACCGCGGTCTGTCCCCGAGACGGTGCGCGCGGCGTGGCGGAGAACCCCTTCGGGGAGGAGGCCACCGTGCGTCGCGAGTCGATGGCTCCTCGCGCCAACGCCAAGGCCGCCGCGCCCAGGCCGCAGCTGACGCCCGCTCCCGTCGAGGAGATGGAGTCCGTGGACGAGGGCTCGTGGGAAGCCACGGTGTCGCGCGACGTGCTGGTGGGCAAGACGCTCGGAGACTTCGTCGTCAAGCGCCGCATCGGCGCGGGCGGCATGGGCATCGTCTACGAGGGCGAGCACCCCATCATCGGCCGCAAGGTGGCCATCAAGATCCTGCGCCCGGAGTTCTCCGAGGGCGGCGGCGCGCGCGATCTGATCGCCGAGGCCCGCGCGGCCAGCGCCATCCGCCACCGCGGCATCATCGACGTGTTCGGGTTCGGCACCATCCCGCACGTGGGCCAGTACCTGGTGATGGAGTACCTGGAGGGCTCGCCGCTCGACGAGATCATCGCTCAGCGCGCCCCCATGCTGGAGCTCGAGGTCATCGCGCTCATGGACGAGCTGCTGGGGGCGCTCGCCGCCGCGCACGCCACGGGCGTCATCCACCGCGACCTCAAGCCGGGCAACATCTTCGTGGTGCGTGACTCCAGCGGGGCCGAGTGCGTGAAGGTGCTGGACTTCGGCCTGGCCAAGCGCAGCGAGGTGCCCCACGGCACCACTCCGCAGACGCGCGCCAGCATGATCGTCGGCACGCCCGAGTACATGGCGCCGGAGCAGGCCACCGGTCAGGCGGTGGGGCCGCACACGGACCTGTACGCGGTGGGCGTGATCGCCTTCGAGATGCTCACGCGGCGCCTGCCCTTCGAGGGCCCGTCGGGCATGGCCATCGCCATCCAGCACGTGCAGTCGCGTCCACCCGCGCCTTCCACCTATGTGGACCTGCACCCGGCGCTGGACAAGCTGGTGCTGCGGCTGCTGGCGAAGACGCCTTCGGAGCGGCCCGCCTCCGCGGACGCGGTGCGCCGGGAGCTGAAGGCCATCAGCAAGCAGCTGGCCGAGGGCGCCACGCGCCTGGAGCCGGCCCCGAAGGGTGAGAAGCCCACCGACGAGATGCCGAGCCTGAGCACCAGCGAGCGCCTGGCGCTGTCGCAGGGTGCGCCCGCGCCGCGGAGCTCGCGGGCCTCGCCCGAGACGCTCACGGCTCCGGCGGCGCCGCCCCGCAGCGACACGGTGCTGTCGCTCGAGGCCGATGAGGAGCTCTCCGTCCGTCCGACGCGCCAGTCTCCTGCGAGCACCGAGCGCGTCCCCACCATTCGCGCAAACCGCCTGCCGCGGCTCGCCGTGGGCGCGGTGGTGCTGCTGGCGCTCGCTGGCCTGGGCCTCTGGAGCATGGGCCGCGAGGAGACTCCCGTCCCCGTCCCCGTCACCGAGCTGACGCCTGATCCGAGCAGGCCCGAGCCCATCAAGCCCCCTCCCGCCGCCGAGGAGGTGAAGCCGCCTCCGTCGCTGGCGGTGGTGCCGCCCACAAGCGAGCCGCCGGCGCAGCCTCCCGAGGACGCGGGCACGCTCCGCATCGCTCAGCCGACCGAGCCCGTGGTCGAGCCTCCGCAGAAGAAGACCCCGGATCGCCTGGGCATGTCCCAGACGGGCCGCAACTCCAACTCACGTCCCACCAGCGGCAAGGCGACGGAGAGCGGGAAGCCGGGCATCCTGCACATCAACATCCGCGGCTGGGCGATGATCTACGTGGATGGGAAGGAGCGCGGTCGGGTGCCTCCCACCAATGACCTCGAGCTGCCCCCGGGCCGGCACACGCTGCTGCTCGTCTCCAACCCGAGCCTGCAGCCCTATCAAGCCACCATCGACATCAAGTCGGGCGCGACGTTGGAGCACAACGTGAAGTTCCAGCCCGTGACTGGTCCCTGA
- a CDS encoding quinone oxidoreductase family protein gives MRAVRYHQTGGPEVLRLEEAPEPVPGPGEVQLRVHAAGVNFADTERRRGLYDAQVPLPRILGSEAAGVVSAVGPGVDPALVGRRAVTLTTGSYAELVKAPASSLVALPDNVSFETAAAVPVQGLTAYHLLRTVGQVREGQSVLVHAAAGGVGVLAVQLAKAAGARVLGTVSSETKAQLVQELGADDVIRYDHEDVVAEVHRRTGGQGVDLVLDAVGASTWAGSLQVLAPFGHLVSYGSASGSPPPVDVEALFAKSLKVSAYWLHTPHPPGAHHQALESLVRDVSEGRLRILIGLKLPLAEAAEAHRRLEGRETVGKVVLTVR, from the coding sequence ATGAGAGCGGTTCGTTACCACCAGACGGGTGGGCCAGAAGTGCTGCGTCTCGAGGAGGCGCCGGAGCCTGTGCCCGGACCGGGCGAGGTCCAGCTCCGCGTTCACGCGGCAGGGGTGAACTTCGCGGACACGGAGCGGCGTCGTGGGCTCTATGACGCCCAGGTGCCGCTGCCTCGGATCCTCGGGAGCGAGGCCGCGGGGGTCGTCTCGGCGGTGGGGCCCGGTGTGGACCCGGCCCTCGTGGGACGACGGGCCGTCACACTGACGACGGGCAGCTATGCCGAGCTGGTGAAGGCTCCGGCGAGCAGCCTGGTGGCGCTGCCCGACAACGTGTCCTTCGAGACCGCGGCCGCGGTGCCGGTGCAGGGGCTGACGGCGTACCACCTGCTCCGCACGGTCGGCCAGGTCCGCGAAGGACAGTCCGTGCTCGTCCATGCCGCGGCTGGAGGCGTGGGCGTGCTGGCGGTGCAGCTCGCGAAGGCCGCCGGGGCGCGCGTCCTCGGCACGGTGTCGAGCGAGACCAAGGCCCAGCTCGTCCAGGAGCTGGGCGCGGATGACGTCATCCGCTACGACCATGAGGACGTGGTGGCGGAGGTCCACCGGCGCACGGGAGGGCAGGGCGTGGACCTGGTGCTGGATGCCGTGGGCGCGAGCACGTGGGCAGGGAGCCTGCAGGTGCTGGCGCCTTTCGGTCATCTGGTGAGCTACGGCTCGGCGAGTGGTTCACCGCCACCCGTCGATGTGGAGGCCCTCTTCGCGAAGTCCCTGAAGGTCAGCGCGTACTGGCTGCACACGCCGCATCCGCCCGGCGCGCACCATCAGGCCCTGGAGTCGCTTGTTCGCGACGTCTCGGAGGGAAGGCTCCGCATCCTCATCGGGCTGAAGCTCCCGCTGGCCGAAGCCGCCGAGGCGCACCGTCGCCTGGAAGGCCGGGAGACGGTGGGCAAGGTGGTGCTGACGGTGCGGTGA
- a CDS encoding LbetaH domain-containing protein: MSREPDSREKSLEERLARVHDVLARADEAEPAKGQALAEAPKPSWALAIGSGALATILIMIAVVGGQWVLLAPAIIFAIAAFRSVAGASKSPMSQESSASKPGLTAQEDTRSPRIGMGATVASDVILEPGAVIEMGATVGSGATIRSGAVIRMGATVMSNAVIEPRAIVSWGATVHAGAVIGNDAVVGAGADVMAGAHVPPHTSMLPGSTYHSPAGRGEALPAAAAKPQAAAKPRTETPVDPRQARIDAICDRLETELRDAPESVRSFLGTNSGTIATLRRTCHDLLRRERALRDEASSEALSRLDSEKAVLESRIASTKDEPVRRSLRGAVAAIEEQKRQRELLRRNADRLDAEFTRFSWTLEGMVAQMVRLRSAAPQPGAVADPELEKSLHQLHREIDAIADALEHVSSGAEEPASSPMPAIDESVAGPSDEERERAGRPRQRDR; this comes from the coding sequence ATGAGCCGCGAACCTGACTCCAGGGAGAAGTCGCTCGAGGAGCGCCTCGCACGCGTGCACGACGTGCTCGCGCGCGCGGACGAGGCTGAACCCGCCAAGGGGCAGGCGCTCGCGGAGGCTCCCAAGCCCTCATGGGCGCTCGCGATCGGCTCGGGTGCGCTCGCCACGATACTCATCATGATCGCGGTCGTGGGCGGCCAGTGGGTGCTCCTGGCTCCGGCCATCATCTTCGCCATTGCAGCCTTCCGCTCCGTCGCCGGCGCCAGCAAGAGCCCCATGAGCCAGGAGTCCTCCGCCTCCAAGCCAGGCCTGACGGCTCAGGAAGACACGCGGAGTCCCCGCATCGGCATGGGCGCCACCGTCGCGTCCGACGTGATCCTCGAGCCGGGCGCTGTCATCGAGATGGGCGCGACGGTCGGCTCGGGGGCGACGATCCGCTCGGGCGCCGTCATACGCATGGGCGCCACCGTGATGTCGAACGCCGTCATCGAGCCCCGCGCCATCGTGTCCTGGGGCGCGACGGTTCATGCGGGGGCGGTCATCGGTAACGATGCCGTCGTCGGCGCGGGGGCTGACGTCATGGCCGGCGCTCATGTGCCGCCGCATACCTCGATGCTTCCAGGCTCCACCTATCACTCGCCCGCGGGGCGGGGTGAGGCTCTCCCGGCGGCCGCCGCGAAGCCGCAGGCCGCCGCGAAGCCACGGACCGAGACACCCGTCGATCCCCGTCAGGCCCGCATCGATGCCATCTGCGATCGCCTGGAGACCGAGCTGCGCGATGCTCCCGAGAGCGTGCGCTCGTTCCTCGGCACCAACTCCGGCACGATCGCGACGCTGCGGCGCACCTGCCATGATCTCCTGCGGCGCGAGCGCGCCCTGCGCGACGAGGCGTCCAGTGAGGCGCTCTCCCGGCTCGACTCCGAGAAGGCGGTCCTGGAGTCGCGCATCGCCAGCACCAAGGACGAGCCCGTGCGCCGCTCGCTTCGGGGCGCCGTGGCGGCCATCGAGGAGCAGAAGCGCCAGCGTGAGCTCCTCCGGCGCAACGCGGACCGGCTCGACGCGGAGTTCACGCGGTTCTCCTGGACGCTCGAGGGGATGGTCGCCCAGATGGTGCGTCTGCGCAGCGCGGCCCCTCAGCCGGGGGCCGTCGCGGATCCGGAGCTCGAGAAGAGCCTCCACCAGCTGCACCGGGAGATCGACGCGATCGCCGACGCACTGGAGCATGTCTCCTCGGGAGCGGAAGAGCCCGCCTCCTCGCCGATGCCTGCCATCGATGAGTCCGTGGCCGGCCCGTCCGATGAGGAGAGGGAGCGCGCCGGCCGTCCTCGCCAGCGTGACCGTTGA
- a CDS encoding alkaline phosphatase PhoX — MTKFRTGRSASAVLLAGTLALTSCTGDQGPTGKDGEAGEPGTPGPAGPAGPTGEPGKPRSIEFAEVGFPRTNAEKNTVRASTSAKVNGVDVPISFTTLLRSRQDPSRPERKCDLVNSPSTCLGVLLSASGKPLRDEAGEIVVTNTHDNTSFLEAGGKIFMYNSTESIPAGMYVTSISKDANGALSATATKALDTSPIDGFWYSCAGTKSPWGTHLASEEFPPDARFVQERTSWADLKAKATSPTFPEFKLAAQYFNVDLTDANSDGVPDGNFQDFLSAYSPYFAGYPVEITLDANGNASLKKHYAAGRGSLEVPYVMPDNRTVLLTDDGANVGLYMFITDAPRDLSAGTLYAMRVYQTTPPGSATFTADIEWISLGHATNDQVRALIHPPGNAPRITFADIFEAEPPYTDGSCQTAGFKAVRGANSEKIECLKLKPGMELAASRLETRRYAALLGATTELNKEEGLTYDPDARTVYIALTEISKGMTSQPGGDDHISVAPNLCGGVFALNAGPWTDASGNVVTQYAPLNWYPVIMGQPTTYAANSPYAGNTCSVSGIASPDNVTFLPGYHTLVIGEDTSGHQNDAIWSYNILTGKLTRIMTTPYGAETTSPYWYPDLAGHGYLLGVVQHPYGETDASHVNDPEATGRDSWVGVFGPFPPLK, encoded by the coding sequence ATGACCAAGTTTCGAACGGGTCGCTCGGCCTCGGCCGTGCTGCTGGCCGGCACCCTTGCTCTCACTTCATGTACTGGCGATCAGGGCCCCACGGGCAAGGATGGCGAGGCCGGTGAGCCGGGTACCCCTGGTCCCGCTGGCCCGGCGGGCCCCACGGGCGAGCCAGGCAAGCCGAGATCGATCGAGTTCGCGGAAGTAGGCTTCCCCCGCACCAACGCGGAGAAGAACACGGTACGCGCCTCCACCTCCGCCAAGGTGAACGGCGTCGACGTCCCCATCAGCTTCACGACGCTCCTGCGGAGTCGCCAGGATCCCTCGCGCCCCGAGCGCAAGTGCGATCTGGTCAACAGCCCCTCCACCTGCCTGGGGGTGCTCCTGTCCGCGTCCGGCAAGCCGCTGCGCGACGAGGCGGGCGAGATCGTCGTCACCAACACCCACGACAACACCTCGTTCCTGGAGGCGGGTGGGAAGATCTTCATGTACAACTCGACCGAGTCGATCCCGGCGGGCATGTACGTGACGAGCATCTCCAAGGATGCGAACGGCGCGCTGTCGGCGACGGCGACGAAGGCGCTCGACACCTCGCCCATCGACGGCTTCTGGTACTCCTGCGCCGGCACGAAGTCCCCGTGGGGCACGCACTTGGCCTCCGAGGAGTTCCCGCCGGACGCCCGCTTCGTCCAGGAGCGCACGAGCTGGGCGGACCTCAAGGCCAAGGCCACCTCTCCCACGTTCCCCGAGTTCAAGCTGGCCGCCCAGTACTTCAACGTGGACCTCACCGACGCCAACTCGGACGGCGTCCCCGACGGCAACTTCCAGGACTTCCTGTCGGCGTACTCGCCCTACTTCGCCGGCTACCCGGTGGAGATCACCCTGGACGCGAACGGCAATGCCTCGCTGAAGAAGCACTACGCGGCGGGGCGTGGCTCGCTCGAGGTCCCCTACGTCATGCCGGACAACCGGACGGTGCTGCTCACCGATGACGGCGCGAACGTGGGCCTCTACATGTTCATCACCGACGCGCCCAGGGACCTGAGCGCCGGCACGCTGTACGCGATGCGCGTCTACCAGACGACGCCCCCGGGCTCGGCGACGTTCACCGCCGACATCGAGTGGATCAGCCTGGGCCACGCGACGAACGACCAGGTCCGCGCGCTGATCCACCCGCCGGGCAATGCTCCGCGCATCACCTTCGCCGACATCTTCGAGGCGGAGCCCCCCTACACCGATGGGAGCTGCCAGACGGCGGGCTTCAAGGCGGTCCGCGGCGCGAACTCGGAGAAGATCGAGTGCCTCAAGCTCAAGCCCGGCATGGAGCTGGCGGCCTCGCGTCTGGAGACGCGGCGCTACGCGGCCCTGCTCGGCGCCACCACCGAGCTGAACAAGGAAGAGGGCCTCACGTACGATCCCGACGCGCGCACGGTCTACATCGCGCTGACGGAGATCTCCAAGGGCATGACCAGCCAGCCGGGCGGCGATGACCACATCAGCGTCGCGCCCAACCTGTGCGGCGGAGTGTTCGCGCTGAACGCCGGTCCCTGGACGGACGCCTCTGGCAACGTGGTGACGCAGTACGCGCCCCTCAACTGGTACCCGGTGATCATGGGCCAGCCGACCACCTACGCGGCGAACAGCCCGTACGCGGGCAACACCTGCAGCGTGAGCGGCATCGCCAGCCCGGACAACGTGACGTTCCTGCCCGGCTACCACACGCTGGTCATCGGCGAGGACACCAGCGGTCACCAGAACGATGCCATCTGGTCGTACAACATCCTGACCGGGAAGCTGACGCGCATCATGACCACGCCCTACGGCGCCGAGACCACCTCGCCCTATTGGTACCCGGACCTGGCTGGCCACGGCTACCTGCTGGGCGTCGTGCAGCACCCGTACGGAGAGACGGACGCCAGCCACGTCAACGATCCCGAGGCGACCGGCCGCGACAGCTGGGTGGGCGTCTTCGGACCGTTCCCGCCGCTGAAGTAA
- a CDS encoding tetratricopeptide repeat protein, with protein MGFFDRLFGRAAPPAPSSPDALRERLFDAVQSGDGAALARLCTEHEAAILEHFPSWQNVPEEIRRDRTRLQRYGQGLVSIARYFAETRSRPELLQRLMGPPAENPIMRWEKVLARSEELMGGLDFEGALALLTPEEERIRGISGGSAESIRAMTLGQMATCHFQSGRPEVAIPLYRQALELCRKAQDEEGIAAYLGSLFEVLRYLGSGAEAAAVAAEYSQVLERSGQAAQARRFRKISDIVRAGEPLNRVVAEFQGTPFELDELPALIDGPVRFIFCRNRLGLARAMSLVERGRELGSQNRFEEALPLFREASQIDPHAPEPLYDEAVTLLSLERAGEAMARYDQVEALAPGWFHCRAERWLASGIAAGRIPQSAFSLLRMLENPGVDVHQRVQLATQGISEAPRVPAFHLQLTRDLARLGRETEARQVLAEGLEVAEEPDIRSRLLVESARQEAPSPVRDRKLHEAMAPGGNLVAAATAVVMLRVGQGQGLLH; from the coding sequence ATGGGCTTCTTCGATCGCCTCTTCGGCCGTGCTGCTCCCCCCGCTCCCAGTTCTCCCGACGCACTGCGAGAGCGCCTGTTCGACGCCGTCCAGTCGGGAGATGGAGCGGCGCTTGCCAGGCTCTGCACGGAGCATGAGGCGGCGATCCTCGAGCACTTCCCGTCCTGGCAGAACGTCCCTGAGGAGATCCGCCGCGATCGAACCCGGCTCCAGCGCTACGGACAGGGCCTCGTCAGCATCGCGCGGTACTTCGCGGAGACGCGGAGCCGTCCCGAGCTGCTCCAGCGCTTGATGGGCCCTCCTGCCGAGAATCCCATCATGCGCTGGGAGAAGGTCCTGGCTCGCTCCGAGGAGCTCATGGGCGGACTGGACTTCGAGGGAGCGCTGGCCTTGCTGACTCCGGAGGAAGAGCGGATCCGCGGCATCTCGGGCGGAAGCGCCGAGTCCATTCGGGCGATGACTCTCGGCCAGATGGCCACCTGTCACTTCCAGAGTGGCCGCCCCGAGGTCGCGATCCCGCTCTATCGACAGGCCCTCGAGCTCTGCCGGAAGGCCCAGGATGAGGAGGGCATCGCCGCCTATCTGGGCAGCCTCTTCGAGGTGCTGCGCTACCTGGGGAGTGGAGCCGAAGCCGCGGCGGTCGCGGCCGAGTACTCCCAGGTGCTGGAGCGCTCCGGGCAGGCCGCGCAGGCACGCCGCTTCCGGAAGATCTCGGACATCGTCCGGGCCGGCGAGCCGCTCAACCGGGTCGTGGCCGAGTTCCAGGGCACGCCCTTCGAGCTCGACGAGCTCCCGGCTCTCATCGACGGGCCGGTTCGGTTCATCTTCTGCCGCAACCGCCTGGGCCTCGCCCGCGCCATGTCCCTGGTCGAGCGAGGCCGCGAGCTCGGGTCGCAGAACCGCTTCGAGGAGGCGCTCCCGCTGTTTCGCGAGGCGAGCCAGATCGATCCCCACGCCCCCGAGCCCCTCTATGACGAGGCCGTCACGCTGCTCTCCCTCGAGCGCGCGGGCGAGGCCATGGCCCGATATGACCAGGTCGAAGCGCTCGCTCCGGGATGGTTCCACTGTCGCGCCGAGCGCTGGCTGGCCTCCGGGATCGCTGCCGGGCGCATTCCCCAGTCGGCCTTCAGTCTCCTTCGCATGCTCGAGAACCCGGGCGTCGACGTCCATCAGAGGGTTCAGCTCGCCACCCAGGGGATCAGTGAAGCTCCCCGGGTGCCCGCCTTCCACCTCCAGCTGACGCGGGATCTCGCGAGGCTCGGCCGGGAAACAGAGGCCCGACAGGTGCTCGCCGAGGGACTGGAAGTGGCCGAGGAGCCCGACATCCGCTCACGGTTGCTGGTGGAGTCCGCGCGCCAGGAGGCGCCCTCTCCCGTGCGCGACCGGAAGCTTCACGAGGCCATGGCGCCCGGCGGCAATCTGGTCGCGGCGGCCACGGCGGTGGTGATGCTGCGCGTGGGGCAAGGCCAGGGGTTGCTGCACTGA